The following coding sequences lie in one Rutidosis leptorrhynchoides isolate AG116_Rl617_1_P2 chromosome 4, CSIRO_AGI_Rlap_v1, whole genome shotgun sequence genomic window:
- the LOC139840190 gene encoding DNA-directed RNA polymerases IV and V subunit 5B-like, whose translation MDENGVEDLMDTEMSNGVGSTVNKCLSTFVDDGSIESHRYYLSRRTLLEMLKDRGYDISDSEINFTLKQFRELHGQDVDVDRLRISASHVSDSENKILAVFCGPGPVKVNVIRWITTQIMNKDSLSRLIIVVQSHITNQAMKSVELFSFKVEIFQITDLLVNITKHVLKPKHRVITDQEKEKLLKKFNLNEKQLPRMSEKDAIAQYYGLTKGQVVEVTYNGEITGLHVTYRCIW comes from the exons atggATGAAAATGGGGTAGAAGATCTAATGGATACAGAGATGAGTAACGGTGTTGGGTCAACGGTCAACAAATGTTTAAGCACTTTTGTTGATGATGGTAGCATTGAGAGTCACAGATACTATCTTTCACGCAGAACACTTTTAGAGATGCTTAAAGATAGAGGTTATGATATCTCTGATTCTGAAATCAACTTCACTCTTAAACAGTTTCGTGAACTCCATGGTCAAGATGTTGACGTGGACCGTCTTCGTATCAGTGCATCTCATGTTTCTGATTCTGAAAATAAG ATTCTAGCTGTCTTCTGTGGGCCCGGTCCAGTAAAAGTGAATGTGATCCGCTGGATTACAACGCAGATAATGAACAAAGATAGTTTAAGCCGTCTGATAATAGTAGTGCAAAGTCACATTACAAATCAGGCTATGAAATCTGTGGAGCTTTTCTCATTCAAAGTTGAAATATTTCAA ATAACCGATTTACTTGTTAACATAACGAAGCATGTGTTGAAACCGAAGCATAGGGTAATAACAGATCAAGAGAAAGAAAAACTTTTGAAGAAGTTCAATTTGAATGAGAAACAG CTTCCAAGAATGTCAGAAAAGGATGCCATCGCGCAATATTACGGGCTGACGAAGGGCCAGGTGGTTGAAGTCACTTACAATGGTGAAATAACTGGATTGCACGTTACCTACCGTTGTATTTGGTGA
- the LOC139841047 gene encoding UPF0481 protein At3g47200-like, whose protein sequence is MTEGIRSIEATDENTHEEWLGSILKTKSPPSSTTQIHKVPMILKEHQNHGKYYVPKVVSLGPYHYGNANLESVHNFKLLFTNKLMKEDMDSIQGLFNKLFEMVHILRGYYEDKGNLFSDDEFIRMMLLDGCFILYFIKHIYFPAETAFLGMKSHQIMFVQQDMFLLENQIPYKVLVEVMKFVPADDWDFKIRRIIDDNILAPERRDNTRNHPHKNLLTKEIPDNTNHLLELLQTRLTKVKTCIAGKYDRYTFRNVNELLEVGIRFTPSKIRSLAHINFTKHGFCANVELPPITIDDSTRPLLLNLIAYEMCSNDTQLSWVTSYICLLDSLIDHSEDVKILRKAGILDNRLGSDDEVAQLFNEIGTDLVPNNLAFSLARSEIQKHYESKRNTWMSQLKHEYIKTPWAFVALLVGLVGLFLSSVQTYFSVWGGKNHCDSFCLALKMNHRH, encoded by the coding sequence ATGACGGAGGGTATTCGAAGCATTGAAGCGACCGATGAAAACACCCATGAAGAATGGCTAGGTTCGATATTGAAAACCAAGTCGCCGCCTTCTTCTACAACGCAAATACACAAAGTGCCGATGATCTTGAAAGAGCATCAGAATCACGGCAAATATTATGTTCCGAAAGTAGTCTCTCTTGGTCCATACCATTATGGTAACGCGAACCTTGAATCGGTCCATAACTTCAAGCTTCTTTTCACAAACAAGCTCATGAAAGAGGACATGGACTCAATTCAGGGTTTGTTTAACAAACTTTTTGAAATGGTTCATATACTACGAGGGTACTATGAAGACAAAGGTAACCTCTTTTCAGACGACGAGTTCATTAGGATGATGTTGCTCGACGGTTGTTTTATATTGTATTTcattaaacatatatattttccgGCCGAAACTGCTTTTTTGGGGATGAAAAGCCACCAAATTATGTTTGTTCAACAAGATATGTTCTTGTTAGAGAACCAAATTCCATACAAAGTACTTGTTGAAGTGATGAAGTTTGTACCAGCCGACGATTGGGATTTCAAGATCAGACGGATCATCGATGACAATATTTTAGCACCAGAACGACGTGATAATACGCGTAATCATCCTCATAAAAATTTGTTAACCAAAGAAATCCCAGATAACACAAATCATCTTCTTGAGCTTTTACAAACAAGGCTTACAAAAGTCAAAACCTGCATTGCAGGAAAGTATGACAGGTATACTTTTCGTAATGTAAACGAGCTTCTAGAAGTAGGCATTCGTTTTACGCCAAGTAAAATTAGGTCTTTAGCGCATATCAACTTCACAAAACACGGATTTTGTGCAAATGTTGAACTTCCTCCAATCACTATCGACGATTCCACCAGGCCGTTGTTGCTGAATTTGATAGCATACGAAATGTGTTCAAACGACACACAACTTTCTTGGGTGACGTCATACATTTGTCTTCTTGATTCTTTGATTGATCACTCTGAGGACGTTAAAATACTTCGAAAAGCGGGGATTCTTGATAATCGCTTAGGAAGTGATGATGAAGTTGCGCAATTGTTTAACGAAATAGGGACAGATCTGGTGCCTAATAATTTGGCGTTTTCGCTTGCGAGATCTGAAATTCAGAAGCATTATGAGAGCAAAAGGAATACATGGATGAGCCAATTGAAGCATGAGTATATTAAGACTCCATGGGCATTTGTAGCTCTTTTAGTTGGACTTGTGGGTCTGTTTCTTAGTAGTGTTCAAACTTACTTTAGTGTTTGGGGTGGCAAAAACCATTGTGATAGTTTTTGTCTAGCATTAAAGATGAATCATCGCCATTAA
- the LOC139841048 gene encoding putative UPF0481 protein At3g02645, with protein MAEVIRTIEDPHEEWLYSILRPKSPPYSSTMQINKVPIILKEHQDHAKYYIPKVVSLGPYHYGNTNLEPVQNFKLLFTNKLLKGNTVSILSLFSNLAEMVHTLRGCYEGEANNIFSDDEFTRMMLLDGCFILYFINNIYFPTETVFLGMKSHQIRYVQQDMFLLENQIPYRVLIEVMKFEPAVHWDFKIRRFVDDRILAPELPREKRRHHKDFLSDEIPDNTNHLLELLQTRLTKFKTFVERKTDRSTFRNVTDLQEVGISFVPSRTRSLAHIKFTKYGFCGNLQLPPITVDDCTKAMLLNLIAYEMWFDNTQIPWVTSYICLLDSLIDHSEDVKILRKAGIIDNWLGSDDEVAQMFNEIGTGLVPNSLAFSGTKSEIQMHYKSKRNTWMSQLNREYIKTPWAFVALLVGLLGLFFSSVQTYFSVWGGQRL; from the coding sequence ATGGCGGAGGTTATTCGAACCATTGAAGACCCACATGAAGAATGGCTATATTCGATACTGAGACCCAAGTCGCCACCTTATTCTTCTACCATGCAAATTAACAAAGTTCCGATAATATTGAAAGAGCATCAGGATCATGCAAAGTATTATATCCCGAAAGTAGTATCTCTTGGTCCGTACCATTACGGTAACACGAACCTTGAACCAGTCCAGAACTTTAAGCTTCTTTTCACTAACAAGCTTCTGAAAGGGAACACGGTGTCGATTCTGAGTTTGTTTAGCAATCTTGCTGAAATGGTTCATACGCTACGAGGGTGTTACGAAGGCGAAGCTAATAATATCTTTTCAGACGACGAGTTCACTAGGATGATGTTGCTCGACGGTTGTTTTATTTTGTacttcattaataatatatattttcctACTGAAACTGTTTTTTTGGGGATGAAAAGTCACCAGATTAGGTATGTTCAACAAGATATGTTCTTGTTAGAGAACCAAATCCCCTACAGAGTTCTGATTGAAGTGATGAAGTTTGAACCAGCCGTGCATTGGGATTTTAAAATCAGACGATTCGTCGATGACAGGATTTTAGCACCAGAACTACCAAGAGAAAAACGACGTCATCATAAAGATTTTTTAAGTGATGAAATCCCAGATAACACAAATCATCTTCTCGAGCTTTTACAAACCAGGCTTACAAAATTCAAAACCTTCGTTGAAAGGAAAACTGACAGGTCTACTTTTCGTAATGTAACCGATCTTCAAGAAGTAGGGATTAGTTTCGTACCAAGTAGAACTAGGTCTTTAGCACATATCAAGTTCACAAAATACGGATTTTGTGGAAATTTACAACTTCCTCCCATCACTGTCGATGATTGCACCAAGGCGATGTTGCTGAACTTGATAGCATACGAAATGTGGTTTGACAACACACAAATTCCTTGGGTGACTTCATACATTTGTCTTCTTGATTCTCTAATTGATCACTCTGAGGATGTTAAAATACTTCGAAAAGCAGGGATTATTGACAACTGGCTAGGAAGTGATGATGAAGTTGCacaaatgtttaacgaaatagggACAGGCCTTGTGCCTAATAGTTTAGCATTTTCAGGTACAAAATCTGAAATTCAGATGCATTATAAGAGCAAAAGGAATACATGGATGAGCCAACTGAATCGTGAGTATATCAAGACTCCATGGGCATTTGTAGCTCTTTTAGTTGGACTTTTGGGTCTCTTTTTTAGTAGTGTTCAAACTTACTTCAGTGTTTGGGGTGGCCAGAGATTATAA